The Mycobacterium riyadhense sequence GCCGGCCCGCTGCGCTCCGGACGGGTGTCGACGCGGCAGCTGGCGCGGGTGCAGGCACGCCGCTGGGTACCAACGGCGATTCTGCAGGCGGTACAACGGATGATCCACGCCAAGGTGGTCGCGGTCGCGGTGGCCGCTGCCGGGGATAAATCCCAGGACAAACCGGTGCGGGGCATCGGGATGGCGAGCCGGTCAATTGTGCTGCGGCGCATGCTCGGCTACATGGTGGCGATCGGTCCGCTTCCCGAACACGCGCCAAAGTTTGCCAGGCGCCCAGCCAAGCCACAATCCACCGATGGGCAGGCAATGTCGAGGCATGATCGCTTTTGATCTTGATTTCTGCATCACCATATCCAGGTTTCTAGCTGGAAACTCCAAGCAGCCAGCCCAGGTTCAGGTCCGTACCGCTTTCCCGAACTGCACACCGAGCGCCGAGCGCACCGCTACTCTGCAGATGTTCAAGACCGTTCGTTGCGTGAAATCGGAGGGGCATGACTGCGACGCAGTCCACGGCCGAGATTGCGGTGCCGCGACGGGGATGCCCGCCCGCGCACGCCACGCCCGAGCTTGGGCCCACCACGCACGTCGCGACTGGTGAGTCCTATCGTCAGATGAAGACGATGTGGCGCGAGGCGCGGCTGCTGGGGACCTATTGGCCCGGGCTCGCTAACGGACTCGCATGCCGTGGCTCCGGAGCGGCCAAGTCGACGCTGGTCGGCACTCACCGTCGAAAGTACGTGCAGCTCACTGACTTTGACCCGTTTGATGTCATTCACTGGTATCCCCGGACCCCGCTGGCGCGGATTGAGGCCCAGGCGGTCCCGCGTGAGCCGCCGGTGTGGACCACCAACGCCAACCTTCGCGGCCTGACCCGGCTACGCGTTGCCGTGACGCCGCGCGCGACGGTATGAAGCCGCCCGAGGCGCCGCTGTGGATCGGCTGCAACTTCTCAGCCTGGACGCGCTTGCTGATCAGCAACCGCTGCGCCGTGCACTGGAGTCGCTGGCATTTCGCCATCCTCTACACGTTTATCAGCGTGATGAATTCCCTTCTGGGGTTGTTCCAGAAGATCGCGTTCGGCAGGCAAGTGGCCAAGACGGTGATCGAAGATCCGCCAATCTTCATCATCGGGCACTGGCGTACCGGCACCACTTTGCTACACGAACTGTTGATCCTCGACGATCGCCACACCGCTCCGACGGGTTTTGAATGCATTGCGCCACAACATTTTCTACTCACCGAACGGTTTGCTCCGTTGGTGGGATTTCTGGTGCCCAAGCGGCGGCCCATGGACAACATGGACTTGAGCCTGCAACACCCCCAAGAAGACGAGTTCGTGTGGTGCATGCAGGGCCAGCCGTCGCCATACCTGACTCTCGCCTTCCCAAACCGGCCGCGTCAGCACGAGCGGTATCGAAATATGGAGGAGTTGACAGCGCGAGAACTACAAGCCTGGAAAGACACCCTCTTGCGGTTCGTTCGGCAGCTGTACTTCCGCCGTCGCAAGACAGTGATCCTCAAGAACCCGATGCACACCTGCCGAATCAGGGTGCTGTTGGACGTATTTCCGCAAGCGAGGTTTATCCATATCGTCCGAGATCCCTACGTGATCTATCCCTCGACCATTCATCTGCTTAAGACGTTCACCCGGGCGCACAGCCTGCAGCGCCCGACGTTCGAGGGGCTGGAGGAATCGGTTCTCGCTACCTACGTCGACATGTATCGAAAGTTGGACGAAGGGCAAAAACTCGTTGATCCGTCACGCTTCTTCGAGATGCGGTACGAGGATCTGATCGCTGATCCCGAGGGGCAGCTGCGCCGACTATACGAGCACCTGGGGTTGGGCGGCTTCGAGCAGTTCGCACCGCGGCTGCGGCAATACTTCGCCGAGCATGAGGACTACAAGACCAACACCTATGAACTTACGGCGCAGGAGCGTGCGACGGTCGATGAACAGTGGGGCGAGGTCATGGAGCGCTACGGCTATGCGGTACGTCCTCAGCCGATGGTTGGCGGGCTTAGCGGCATGCGGAACCGGTCAGCGTCTGACCGTTAGCGGCTCGCATCGGCGGATCACCCGCTCATCGCACGGCTGTCCATCGCGCCGGCCCCAGGGTAACCGGCAGTGCCGACCAACCCTGCAATACTCGGGTATTGCGCCTACTCCCGGTACCCGCTAAGCGCACATCGGGGAAGCGATCGAAAAACGTTCGCAATCCGATTTCCCCCTCGGCGCGGGCAAGAGCGGCTCCAAGGCAGAAGTGGCGGCCGGTGGAAAACGCGAGATGCCTTCCGGCATTGGTGCGTTCGATATCGAAGCGGTGCGGATCGGGGAACACAGCAGGGTCCCGGTTAGCGGCGGCCAGATAGATCACCACCAACTCGCCGCGTTTGACCGGGTTACCCGCTACCCTGGCGTCGTTGCGGGCCGCCCGCGCGGTGAGGTTAATCGGCGAGTCTAGCCGCATGATCTCTTCGACCGCATTCGGCCACAATTCAGGACGTTCGCGCAACTGGTCCAGCTGATCGGGGGCGTCCAGCAGTAGGCGAATCCCGTTGCCTAACAGGCTTACTGTGGTTTCGAATCCGGCGGCCAGCACCAATCCGGCGAGCGCCAAGAGTTCATTCTTGCTGAGATGCATTTCGGCAGAGCCGGTTTCAGCCGTCTGGATCAGCTGACTCATCAAGGTGTCATTTGGGCTCCGTCGCAACTGATCGAGGTGCCCCGCAAGCCAGGAGTTGAAGCCAACGATCCCATTCTGCGCGCTCCGGTACTGGCGCCACGGCAGTCCGATGTCCAGACTCGGCGATGCCAACTCGCCGAATTCCAGGACATGCCTGCGGTCCCGCTCCGGCACGCCCAGGATTTCACCGATTGTCGCCACTGGAAGTTGCGAGCAATACCGCTCGGCGATATCGACAACACCGGAGTCACCCGAGCGGTCGGCCAGCCGATCCAAGAGATCGATCGCGGTCTGCTCGACTCCATCCCGCAACGCTGCGACGGCCCTGGAGGTAAACACCGCGGATACCGTCTTGCGGTAGCGCGTGTGGTCGGGTGGCTCGACGGCCAACAGCGACGGCGCACGGAGCGGATGGAACTGGTTGTCTCGGGCGCGGCGCTCCAGCCAGCGCATCGGAGCCGGCAGGTATTCTCCGTACGTCAACGCCCGGAAGTCGTCGGAGCGAAGCACCTGGTGCGCAACCGCATGGTCGGCCGTTATGTGGTTGGCCGGGCATCGTACCAACGGGCCACGGCGCCGCAGTTCGTCGTAGAACGGCACCGGGTCGGCGTGTACTTTGGGATCGGCGATCAACCTGGCCTGCAACCCGCCCCACCGAACCCCCATCCTCGCGCCACCCCGGACAAGCCCATGCATCGCGAGCCAGTGCAATCTGTGCTTCAGTTGTCCACCCCTCGATCGGCTGGGTCGGAAGTGATGTTTGACCAGGCGTTGGCCGGCTGACCTGGCGGGCGGCCGTTGCGCACTCAGCGACGATCTTAAATTCCATCGCCGCCATTTTGTTGGGATTGGTGTTGCTGGTGCCGTGGGCACCGCCGGTGTTCAGGTATCAATGCTTCATCGGTGGATCGAGCCTGAGCCACGCAGGAGCAGAAGGTGGACTCCCGGCAGGTCGACGGATGATGATGTCGGGATGGTCCTCGACGCCCAACAAGCCGACCCCCCGACTGACCCCCCAACAGACCAAGCTCCAGCATCACTCGAGTTGAGGCCGCAGGCGATCTTCGCATCCAGCTCGCCGCTACGTAATCCGTTCCCTCCGATTGCCGATTACGCGTTCCTGTCCGATTGGGAGACGACCTGCCTGATCTCACCGGCCGGTTCGGTGGAGTGGCTGTGTGTGCCCCGACCTGACTCCCCGAGCGTGTTCGGCGCGATCTTGGACCGCAGCGCCGGCCATTTCCGTTTGGGCCCCTACGGCGTCTCGGTGCCCTCGGCCCGCCGTTACCTTCCCGGCAGCCTGATCATGGAGACCACCTGGCAAACGCCGACCGGCTGGCTCATCGTGCGTGACGCGCTGGTGATGGGACCCTGGCATGACATCGAGCGCCGATCGCGGACACACCGTCGCACCCCGATGGACTGGGACGCCGAGCACATCCTGTTGCGCACCGTACGTTGCGTCAGCGGCACCGTCGAGTTGATGATGAGCTGCGAGCCTGCGTTCGACTACCACCGCCTTGGCGCTACTTGGGAATACTCGGCCAGCGCGTATGGCGAGGCCATCGCCCGCGCCACCAAGCAACCAGACGACCACCCGACGCTGCGGCTGACCACCAACCTCAACATCGGACTGGAGGGCCGTGAGGCGCGGGCACGCACCCGGATGAAGGAGGGTGACGACGTGTTCGTCGCCCTGAGCTGGACCAAGCACCCGGCGCCGCAGACTTACGAAGAGGCCGCCGACAAGATGTGGCAAACCACCGAGTGCTGGCGCCAGTGGATCAATATCGGAAACTTCCCCGACCACCCGTGGCGGGCCTACCTGCAGCGCAGCGCGCTCACCTTGAAGGGGTTGACGTACTCACCTACCGGCGCGCTGCTGGCCGCCAGCACCACCTCGCTTCCGGAAACGCCACGGGGCGAACGCAACTGGGACTACCGCTACGCCTGGATTCGTGACTCCACGTTCGCGCTGTGGGGCCTGTACACCCTGGGGTTGGACCGTGAGGCCGACGACTTCTTTGCGTTCATCGCCGACGTGTCCGGCGCCAACAACAACGAACGCCATCCGCTGCAGGTGATGTACGGAGTGGGTGGCGAGCGCAGCCTGGTCGAAGACGAACTGCACCACCTGTCCGGCTACGACCACGCCCGCCCGGTACGAATCGGCAACGGCGCCTACGACCAGGTGCAGCACGACATTTGGGGCTCGATCCTCGACTCGTTCTACCTGCACGCCAAATCCCGCGAGCAGGTCCCGGAGACGCTGTGGCCAGTGCTCAAGAAGCAGGTCGAAGAGGCGATCAAACACTGGCGTGAACCCGACCGGGGAATCTGGGAGGTGCGCGGGGAACCGCAGCACTTCACCTCGTCGAAGGTGATGTGCTGGGTGGCCCTGGACCGCGGCGCCAAGCTCGCCGAGCGGCAGGGCGAGAAGAGCTACGCCCAGCAGTGGCGGACCATCGCCGAGGAGATCAAGGCCGACATCCTGGAGCACGGGGTCGACTCACGCGGGGTGTTCACCCAGCGCTATGGCAGTGATGCGCTGGACGCCTCACTGTTGCTGGTGGTGCTGACTCGGTTCCTGCCTTCGGACGACCCGCGGGTGCGCAACACGGTACTGGCCATCGCCGAAGAACTCACCGAGGAAGGCCTGGTGCTGCGGTACCGGGTCGAAGAGACCGACGACGGGCTGTCCGGCGAGGAAGGCACGTTCACGATTTGCTCGTTCTGGCTGGTGTCGGCATTGGTCGAGATCGGCGAGGTGGGTCGCGCTAAACGATTGTGTGAGCGGCTGCTGTCGTTTGCCAGCCCGCTGCACCTGTACGCTGAGGAGATCGAGCCGCGGACCGGGCGGCACCTGGGCAACTTCCCGCAGGCGTTCACCCATCTGGCACTGATCAACGCGGTGGTCCACGTGATCCGGGCCGAGGAAGAAGCCGACGGCTCCGGGACGTTCCAGCCCGCCAATGCGCCCGTGTAGGACCGCTCCTAACTCAGCGCAGTGATCCTGTCCATCATGACGTGTGCGATATCGATGGCGCTGGTGTTGGGATCGCCGGATCCTTGATCCGAGGGACTTTGGGTGCTGAAGAAGGTGACCTCAACCTCAACAAGGCAATTCACCCGGACCCCGATGGCCCGCGCTTCCGGCCGCTTTCCACTCGGCGTGCCGGACAAGTGAACGAAAACCGTTGCGGCAAGGACAGAATTGGCCACCCGAACGTCGGTGACCTGGTCCTCGAAATTGAGACCGCTGCCCTCGACGGTCACGGTCTTGCCATTGCAGCCCTCCCACTCCTCGGAGAACTTGGCGAACAGGGCGTCGGCGTCGGCGGCAGTCGGCAGCGCAACCACAGCCTCGGCGACGCTGATTACCTTCGCGGGACCCCCTGCGTTCCACCATGACTCGCGCGCGACATTCTTAACGTCGGCGGAAGCGTAGGCACTTCGCACCGTCATGGTCGAGACGCCGGCGCACTCGACAGGTGTGATCACTCCGAACCCGGTCTGCAACTTTTCGGGTCCGCCAAACCGCGGCGGTAGGTGGGAATCGGCCTTGAAAGGCTGGTTGAGAATTTTTGACAGCGTCGCGTCGTCGAGGAGAACCTGCTTGATGGTTTCCCCGGCCACTGGACGCGGCGTGAGCCCCGGTGCCGGTCGCGGGTTGCCTGCGATGGCGGCGGTGCACCCGGTGGCCAGCAGGACGACCAACAGCCCGGCACAGCAGCGGGTTTCGCGCGCCATTCCTACTTCTTGCCCTTGTCTGCTGCCGCTTCGGTGGACAGTGCGGCGACGAACGCTTCCTGCGGCACCTCGACCCGCCCGATGGTCTTCATCCGCTTCTTGCCTTCCTTCTGCTTCTCCAGAAGTTTGCGCTTCCGCGTGATGTCACCGCCGTAGCACTTGGATAGCACGTCCTTGCGGATCGCCCGGATATTCTCGCGTGCAATGATTTTCGATCCGATGGCAGCCTGCACCGGAACCTCGAACTGCTGGCGTGGAATCAGCTCCTTGAGCTTGGTCGTCATCTTGTTGCCGTAGGCGAACGCCGAATCCTTGTGGACAATCGCGGAGAACGCATCGACCGCCTCGCCCTGCAGCAGGATGTCGACCTTGACCAGTTGAGCCTCCTGCTCGCCCGCCTCCTCGTAGTCAAGGCTGGCGTAACCGCGGGTGCGTGATTTCAGCGAGTCGAAGAAGTCAAAGATGATCTCCCCCAACGGCATTGTGTAGCGCAGTTCCACCCGCTCCGGCGACAGATAGTCCATGCCGCCCAGCTCGCCGCGACGCGACTGGCACAGCTCCATGATCGTGCCGATGAACTCACTGGGCGCGATGATGGTGGTCTTGACGACGGGCTCATACACGGTGCGGATCTTGCCTTCCGGCCAATCCGACGGGTTGGTCACCTGCATTTCGATGCCGTCTTCTTTTACGACTCGGTACACGACGTTCGGCGACGTCGAGATCAGGTCCAGGTCGAACTCGCGTTCCAAGCGCTCCCGGGTGATCTCCATATGCAGCAGACCCAGGAAGCCGCATCGGAATCCAAAACCCAGCGCCACCGAGGTTTCCGGCTCATACGTCAGGGCGGCATCGTTGAGCTGCAGCTTGTCCAGGGCGTCGCGCAGGTTCGGATAGTCCGACCCGTCAACGGGATACAGCCCGGAGTAGACCATCGGTTTCGGTTCGCGGTAGCCGGTAAGCGCTTCGGTTGCGCCGTGGCGGGCGGTGGTCACGGTGTCACCGACCTTGGATTGACGCACGTCCTTGACGCCGGTGATCAGGTAACCCACCTCCCCGACGCCCAGGCCCGCGCTGGCCTTCGGTTCGGGCGAGACGATACCGACCTCGAGCAGTTCGTGGGTGGCGCCGGTGGACATCATTGCGATCCGCTCACGCGGGCTGATTTTGCCGTCGACCACGCGCACGTAGGTCACCACGCCGCGGTAAATGTCGTAGACGGAGTCGAAGATCATGGCCCGGGTGGGCGCGTCGGCATCGCCTTGCGGGGGCGGAACTTCATGCACGACGTGATCGAGTAGATCGGCCACGCCTTCGCCGGTCTTGCCGGACACGCGCAGCACGTCACTTGGCTCACAGCCGATGATGTGGGCGATCTCGCCCGCATAGCGATCCGGGTCGGCGGCCGGCAGGTCGATCTTGTTGAGCACCGGGATGATGTGCAGGTCGCGGTCCAGCGCCAAGTAGAGGTTCGCCAGCGTCTGCGCCTCGATGCCTTGGGCGGCATCGACCAGTAGCACCGCGCCTTCGCAGGCCTCCAGCGCGCGGGACACCTCGTAGGTGAAGTCGACGTGTCCTGGGGTGTCGATGAGGTGCAACACGTAATCGGTTTCGTCCACCCGCCACGGCAACCGCACGTTCTGGGCCTTGATGGTGATGCCACGTTCCCGCTCGATGTCCATCCGGTCCAGGTACTGAGCCCGCATCGAGCGCTCGTCGACCACCCCGGTCAGCTGCAGCATTCGGTCGGCCAGCGTCGACTTGCCATGGTCGATGTGAGCGATGATGCAGAAGTTCCGAATCTGCGCCGGCGGGGTGAAGGTCTTGTCGGCAAAACTGCTGATGGGAATCTCCTGGAGCGGGCGTTTACGGATGTCCAGCGTATCGGTGTCGGGCACTGGCGACCCAATCGCGCTCGGCCGATCGCGTCTATGCTGCGAACATGGCGTCTGCCAGGAAGTCACAGTGGAAGACGTTCCAGCGTTTCGCGGAAAACCTCGTGTTCAACGAGGGTCCCAAGCTTGTCCGTCAGATACAGAACACCCAGAACACACTGCGGACCATCCAGCAAGCCGTCAAGGTCACCGCCAACATCATGGTCTCGGCTGTCCCGTCACCGCCCGCAGAGATTACCGCGGGTCGCCCAGTGACCAGCACCAGCTTCCCGACCGCCCAGCGGGCCCGAAAACTGGTCTATGCCCCGGATCTGGATGGGCGGGCCGATCCCGGGGAGATCGTGTGGACGTGGGTCGTCTACGAAGACGATCCCACCCGTGGCAAGGATCGACCGGTGCTAGTGGTGGGTCGGGACCGTAGCGTCCTGCTGGGGCTGATGCTGTCCAGTCGAGAACACCACGCTAATGACCGGGACTGGGTTGGGATCGGTTCTGGCGATTGGGATTACGAGGGCAAACAGAGCTGGGTGCGACTGGACCGCGTGCTCGACGTGCCGGAGGAAAGCATCCGCCGCGAGGGTGCGATTCTGGATCGCGAGACCTTCGAACTGGTGGCCGCCCGACTACGCGCCGAATACTCGTGGCGGTAGGGCTTGGCGTTGCGCCGCGAGCATAACCGGACTGCGATCTTCGGCGTCGGATTTCGCAGTGTGGTTACGGTCGCGGGGAAGAATCAGCCTTGAGTGATATAGGACTGCAGCTGCTGCTGCTCGGCCTCGAGTTCACCCATCCGGGTCTTCACGACATCACCGATGCTGACGATGCCAATCAACTTCTTGCCGTCGAGCACCGGCACGTGCCGCACCCGGTTCTGCGTCATCAGGACGCTGATTCGGTCGACCGTGTCGGATTTCGTGCACGTGGCGACGGCACTGGTCATGATCTTCGAGACGGGGCGCGACAGGACGCTGGCGCCATGCGTATGCAGCTGGCGCACCACATCGCGTTCCGACACGATGCCGACCACCCCTTCGTCGCCGACCACGACCATGGCGCCGATGTTCTGCTCGGCCAGGCCGGCGAGCAGCTCCCGGACCGTCGCGTCAGGGTTGATCGTCACCACCGCCGCGCCCTTATGCCGCAAGACATCCGCGATCCGCATCAAGCCCTCCCGTCGGTTGTGAGCCGCTTCACACCAGGCTACGGCTAGTTCGCGCGGCGGGAAAGCCAACACCCGGACGCGTCGCCAATGCCGCAACCGGGTAAGGATTATGGCCATGATCGAGATCACGTTGCTCGGAACCGGGAGCCCTATCCCCGACCCCAACCGGGCGGGCCCGTCGACGCTGGTACGGGCGGGCGGACAGGTGTTCCTCGTGGATTGCGGGCGCGGCGTTTTGCAACGCGCGGCAGCAGTCGGAGTAGGGGCAGCCGGATTGTCGGCGCTACTGCTCACCCATCTGCACAGCGATCACATCGCCGAGCTCGGCGACCTGCTGATCACGAGTTGGGTCACCAACTTCGCGCCGGATCCGGCGCCGCTGCAGGTGATCGGCCCGCCGGGCACGGCCGAGACGGTGGAGGCGACGCTAAAGGCATTCGGACACGACATCGGCTATCGGATCGCCCATCACGCCGACTTGAACACGCCGCCACCAATCGAAGTCCACGAACACACCAAGGGCACAGTGTGGGACCGCGACGGAGTCACGATCCGGGTGGCCCCCACCGATCACCGGCCCGTCGCGCCGACGATCGGATTCCGGGTCGAAGCCGGCGGCGCCTCGGTGGTCCTGGCCGGTGACACCCTGCCCTGCGCCAGCCTGGATGCCCTGACTGCCGGTGCGGATGCCTTGGTACACACCGTGATCCGTAAGGACATCCTCGCCAATGTGCCACAACAGCGCATCCAGGACGTCTGCGATTATCACTCTTCGGTGCAGGAAGCGGCGGCAACCGCGGCCAGGGCCGGGGTGGCCACGCTGGTGCTGACGCACTATGTGCCGGCTCCCATGCCGGGCCAAGAGGAGCAGTGGCGGGCGCTGGCCGCCACCGAGTTCAGCGGTCAGATCGAACTCGGCGACGACCTACACCGCGTCGAGGTGCACGCGCGGCACTAGCGGTCCGGCCGCTACCAACCACACCAGCGCCGACACCCTGGCGATCGGCAGGACCGTTCTGCAAGCACCGCGGTCGCCGGCCCAGAGAGCCGCGGCACCACGCCGCCCAGTGTGACGCCGATACCCTGCGTGTTGCCGCGCTGCAACGAAATTGTTTTCGGAAACGCAAACATCGGCATCTGAGCCGCCATACGATCCGTTTGACAGCCGTCAAACTCTGAGGTGCTAGTTGTCGTATGTATTTGCCGGGCCGGAGGTCATCCTTGCGCACGCCGCGGACCTGGCCGGAATCGGGTCGGCAATCACGCAGGCCAACGCGTTCGCCGCGACGCAGACCGTCGGTGTGCAGGCGGCCGCCGCTGATCAGGTGTCCACCGCCGTCGCGGCGCTTTTTGGGTCGCACGCACAGAACTATCAGACCATCAGCACCCAGATGGCGGCGTTCCACGAGCAGATCGTGCAGACGCTGACCAACAGTGCTGGCGCTTATGCCAGCGCTGAGGCCAACATCCAGCAGAGCCTGCTCGGGGCGATCAATGCGCCCGCACAACAACTGCTGGGCCGACCGCTTATCGGCGACGGCGCCGACGGCGGAACCTTCGGTGGAGTCGGGCAAGCCGGCGAGGACGGCGGCATTCTGTGGGGCAACGGCGGTAGGGGCGGCGACAGCACCAACCCCGGAGTGGCCGGTGGCAACGGCGGGTCCGCCGGGCTGTTCGGCAACGGCGGCGCCGGCGGCAGGGGCGCGCCGAACCCGACGGGCCATGGCGGCAACGGCGGCGCTGGCGGCCAGGGCGGCTGGTTGTTCGGGAGCGGCGGTGCCGGCGGAACCGGCGGGGCTGGTGGGACCGACTTCAGCGCTGCTGGCGGCACCGGCGGCGCCGGCGGCACTGCCCCCCTCATCGGCATCGGTGGGGCCGGTGGAGATGGCGGACTCGCCGGCTCCGGTCAGCGCGGCGGAGCCGGCGGGAACGGCGGCAGTGTTGGGCTGCTCGGCCCCGGTGGAGCAGGTGGTCACGGCGCAGCCAGCGCCGCGGCCGGGGGAGTCGGTGGGACAGGTGGCAATGGCGGCAACGGCGGATTCTTGAACGGCAACGGCGGCGCCGGAGGCGACGGCGGTACCGGGTACTTCTCGGCCGGAAGCGGCGGTGCGGGCGGGAAATCGGGGACGCTGTCCGGATTAGGTGGTGCCGGCGGCGACGGCGCTACTTCCGTGGCCAAGGGCCTCGACTTCGGCCACGGTGGGTTCGGCGGCTCCGGCGGCCCGGGAGGCATATTCGGCGCCGGCGGGAACGGCGGCAACGGCGGCAGCGGCGTCAATGGGCCCAACGTGGGCGGCGGCGGCGGCTACGGTGGCCCCGCCGGGTTCTTTGGCTGGGGTGGCGCCGGTGGGACCGGCGGGGCGGGCAGCGGCTCCGGCGGTAACGGGGGCTTGGGCGGGCTCCTGATCGGCGACGGCGGCGCCGGAGGAGCAGGCGGCGCCGGCGCTTTCGGCAGCCTTCAGGGCGGCGCAGGCGGCAACGGCGGCGCCACCTACCTGATCGGCAGCGGCGGCCATGGCGGCGCCGGAGGCGCAGGCATTCTCGCCGGCAGCGGCGGTGACGGCGCGGTCGGCGGGCACGGCGGCGCACTGCTCGGCAATGGCGGCGGCGGCGGACACGGCGGCTCTGCGGCCACCGCGGGCAAGGGCGGGTCCGGCGGAAGCGGCGGGAACGCCCAGTTCATCGGCGACGGCGGCGATGGCGGCAACGGTGTCGACGGCGGCGCTGGCGCTCCCGGCGGGACCTCCGGATGGCTGTTCGGCCGGCGGGGCAAGAACGGCAGCCCGTAGGATCGGCACCACGACCGGCCGTGGTCCCGACGCACTACGTGCTGGCTCTCGTGCCGGGCAAGAGGAGAAGTGGCGGGCATTGGCCGCCACCGCGTTCGGCGGCCAGATCGAACTCGGCGACGAGCTACACCGAGTCGAGGTGCGCGCGCGGCAACAGCACGCCCGTCAGTACCAGCCAGGCCAGCGCCGACACCCGGGCGACTGGGAGGATCACGCCCAGTTCCGGCCAGGCCAACACGACCGTTGTCAGTTCGGCCAGCACCGCGATCGTCAGCCCGATCCGAGCCAACCGTCTCGAAAGCAGCCCCCGCATGAGACTTCCCCAGGCGATACCGGCAACCTGCAGACCCAGGGCCACGAGGTGTCCCGGGCCACCGACCAGAAACACCAAGACGTAAATCGCCCGCACCAGCACGACGTCCGTACTGACCTCCGGTCGCGACAACGTCCACCCGAGCAACCCGGTCAGACCCAACGCGCCCGCCGCCAGCGTGCCACCGACCAGCGCAAGCGTGGCAACCGGCGGCGTCACGCCGAGCTGCCGCAACCGAGCGGCAACCACCGCCGCGTAAATCGCGAACGGTATCGATGAGGCGAACACGCAGCCGGCGATCACCTGCACCGCGACCGGTTCGGCGCGCACGTAAGCCGCAACCGCGGTCGCCGGCCCATAGGGCAGCGGCATCACCCCGCCCAGGGCGACGCCGACGGCAAGCCCACCGAACAGCAGCCCAAGGCAGATCACCAACGGCAGCACCAGGACGCGCGTGCCTGCATCGCTCATAGCCTGCATGTTGCCGGGCTGCGAGGAAATTGTTTGCCGGAAACGCGGACCCCGCCGTCGGGGTCGCCATACGATCAGTTAGTTGGTCGTCAATCTGGGAGCGCCACGTGTCGTACGTCTTCGTGGGGCCAGACGCAATTCTGGCCCAGGTGGCCAACTTAGCGCGAATCAATTCGGCGATCACCGAGGCTAATGCCATCGCGGCCGCTCAGACGACCGGCATGCAGGCGGTCGCCGCCGACCAGGTATCCACCATGGTCGCGGCGCTTTTGGGCTCCTACGCGCAGAACTACCAGAACATCGGCGCCCAAATGGCCGCCGTTCACGACCAGATCGTGCAGAACCTGGCCAGCGGCGCTGCGGCGTACGCCAGCGCCGAGGCCACCGCGCAGCAGAGCCTCGCCGCTATCAATGCGCCGGCACAAGCACTGCTGGGCCGACCGCTCATCGGCGACGGGGCCAACGGCGAAACCGTCGGCGGAGTCGGCCAGCCCGGTGGAGACGGCGGCATCCTGTGGGGCAACGGCGGTAAGGGCGGCGACAGCACCAACCCCGGAGTGGCCGGCGGCAACGGCGGGTCCGCCGGGCTGTTCGGCAACGGCGGCGCCGGCGGTAAGGGAGCCAACAGC is a genomic window containing:
- a CDS encoding sulfotransferase; amino-acid sequence: MKPPEAPLWIGCNFSAWTRLLISNRCAVHWSRWHFAILYTFISVMNSLLGLFQKIAFGRQVAKTVIEDPPIFIIGHWRTGTTLLHELLILDDRHTAPTGFECIAPQHFLLTERFAPLVGFLVPKRRPMDNMDLSLQHPQEDEFVWCMQGQPSPYLTLAFPNRPRQHERYRNMEELTARELQAWKDTLLRFVRQLYFRRRKTVILKNPMHTCRIRVLLDVFPQARFIHIVRDPYVIYPSTIHLLKTFTRAHSLQRPTFEGLEESVLATYVDMYRKLDEGQKLVDPSRFFEMRYEDLIADPEGQLRRLYEHLGLGGFEQFAPRLRQYFAEHEDYKTNTYELTAQERATVDEQWGEVMERYGYAVRPQPMVGGLSGMRNRSASDR
- a CDS encoding cytochrome P450 yields the protein MKHRLHWLAMHGLVRGGARMGVRWGGLQARLIADPKVHADPVPFYDELRRRGPLVRCPANHITADHAVAHQVLRSDDFRALTYGEYLPAPMRWLERRARDNQFHPLRAPSLLAVEPPDHTRYRKTVSAVFTSRAVAALRDGVEQTAIDLLDRLADRSGDSGVVDIAERYCSQLPVATIGEILGVPERDRRHVLEFGELASPSLDIGLPWRQYRSAQNGIVGFNSWLAGHLDQLRRSPNDTLMSQLIQTAETGSAEMHLSKNELLALAGLVLAAGFETTVSLLGNGIRLLLDAPDQLDQLRERPELWPNAVEEIMRLDSPINLTARAARNDARVAGNPVKRGELVVIYLAAANRDPAVFPDPHRFDIERTNAGRHLAFSTGRHFCLGAALARAEGEIGLRTFFDRFPDVRLAGTGSRRNTRVLQGWSALPVTLGPARWTAVR
- a CDS encoding glycoside hydrolase family 15 protein gives rise to the protein MVLDAQQADPPTDPPTDQAPASLELRPQAIFASSSPLRNPFPPIADYAFLSDWETTCLISPAGSVEWLCVPRPDSPSVFGAILDRSAGHFRLGPYGVSVPSARRYLPGSLIMETTWQTPTGWLIVRDALVMGPWHDIERRSRTHRRTPMDWDAEHILLRTVRCVSGTVELMMSCEPAFDYHRLGATWEYSASAYGEAIARATKQPDDHPTLRLTTNLNIGLEGREARARTRMKEGDDVFVALSWTKHPAPQTYEEAADKMWQTTECWRQWINIGNFPDHPWRAYLQRSALTLKGLTYSPTGALLAASTTSLPETPRGERNWDYRYAWIRDSTFALWGLYTLGLDREADDFFAFIADVSGANNNERHPLQVMYGVGGERSLVEDELHHLSGYDHARPVRIGNGAYDQVQHDIWGSILDSFYLHAKSREQVPETLWPVLKKQVEEAIKHWREPDRGIWEVRGEPQHFTSSKVMCWVALDRGAKLAERQGEKSYAQQWRTIAEEIKADILEHGVDSRGVFTQRYGSDALDASLLLVVLTRFLPSDDPRVRNTVLAIAEELTEEGLVLRYRVEETDDGLSGEEGTFTICSFWLVSALVEIGEVGRAKRLCERLLSFASPLHLYAEEIEPRTGRHLGNFPQAFTHLALINAVVHVIRAEEEADGSGTFQPANAPV
- a CDS encoding sensor domain-containing protein; its protein translation is MARETRCCAGLLVVLLATGCTAAIAGNPRPAPGLTPRPVAGETIKQVLLDDATLSKILNQPFKADSHLPPRFGGPEKLQTGFGVITPVECAGVSTMTVRSAYASADVKNVARESWWNAGGPAKVISVAEAVVALPTAADADALFAKFSEEWEGCNGKTVTVEGSGLNFEDQVTDVRVANSVLAATVFVHLSGTPSGKRPEARAIGVRVNCLVEVEVTFFSTQSPSDQGSGDPNTSAIDIAHVMMDRITALS